The DNA sequence TCCTGAAACCGGCATTGGCAAGGGGCGAACTGCAGACGATCGGGGCCACCACACTTGATGAGTACCAAAAATATATCGAAAAAGATGCGGCGTTGGAAAGACGTTTCGCACCTATCCATATCGATGAGCCTACTCCGGAAGAATCGGTTGAGATCATGCGTGGCTTGCGTTCCCGTTATGAGGAGCACCATGGCGTGGAAATCACGGATGAGGCGCTGAAAGCAGCTGTCCAGCTGTCCGTGCGCTACATCACTTCCAGAAGATTGCCCGATAAGGCCATCGATCTGATCGATGAATCCGCCGCGAAAGTCCGTTTGGATGTCACACACGGGGATACGCCGATCGGGAAAATCGAGATGGAAATCGCGAAGTTGTCGAAAGACAAAGAAGAAGCGATCCTGAACCAAGATTTCGACAAGGCTGCCCGCATCCGCAAACGCGAAATGACGAAGAAGCAGAAATTCCAAAAAATGGTGGAACAACAAGCCCAAACAATCACGCACTACGATCTGAAAGTGACCGAAAACGATGTAGCTGAAGTGGTGGCTTTGTGGACCGGGATTCCGGTCAACCAGATGGAACAGAAGGAAAGCGACCGTTTGATGAAGCTGGAAAAAGTATTGCATGAACGCGTCATCGGACAATCCGAGGCAGTCAGTGCAGTGGCCCGCGCTATCAGACGCGCACGTTCCGGTTTGAAGGACCCGAATCGTCCGATCGGTTCGTTCCTGTTCCTGGGTCCTACCGGGGTCGGTAAGACAGAGCTTGCGAAAACGTTGGCTGAAGCAATGTTCGGGACAGAAGACTCCTTGGTTCGTTTGGATATGTCCGAATACATGGAAAAATACAGCACAAGCCGTCTGATCGGTTCCCCTCCTGGCTATGTCGGCTATGATGAAGGCGGTCAGTTGACGGAGAAAATCAGACAAAAACCGTACTCGGTCATTCTTCTCGATGAGGTGGAAAAAGCCCATCCGGATGTATTCAATATCCTGCTGCAAGTGCTGGACGACGGTCATCTGACCGATTCCAAAGGACGGAAGGTTGATTTCCGAAATACGATCTTGATCATGACCTCCAACTTGGGTGCAACAGCTTTGCGTGATGAGAAATCGGTCGGATTCGCGGCGAAGAACCTCAAACATGATTATAAGGCGATGGAGAAACGCATCCGTGAAGAGCTCAAGAACAGTTTCCGTCCGGAGTTCCTGAACCGTATCGACGAAACGATCGTCTTCCACTCATTGGAGAAAGACGAGTTGCATGAAATCGTCAAATTGATGGCGAACAGCATCGTGAAACGCCTGAAGGATCTCGATATCCATGTGCGCATCACGCCTGCAGCCATCGATGTCATCGCAAAAGCCGGTTTCGATCCTGAATATGGTGCACGCCCGATCAGACGTGCAATCCAAAAAGAGATCGAAGACAAGTTGAGTGAAGAAATGCTGAGCGGCTTGATCAAATTCGGTGATACCGTTACGATCGGCGCTCAAAAAGGCACGATCCGGATTGCCGTGAAGCCTGCTAAGCAGGAAAACAAGGATAAAAAAGTTCCGGTAAATTCTTAAGAGCAGCGTGTCCTCATTTGGCAGACAGGGTTATTGTTCGGCTATCGCTACCGTTTGTGCTAAAATATAGTTACAGAAGTTAGAGGAGGGAACAAACAAGATGAAGAATTCCAGAAAGGCATTGTTGATCGGTTTGGGTGCTACAGCAGCGATTGCGGCGATTGCAGCAGCCTTGGCATACGAGGAAGAAGCAGTTGACAAAATCGGCTCCTATTTGAACCGTCAGCGCATGAAGAATTTCGTGAAGGACCATCTGAAAGGCAGTCAAAAGCTATTGCGGGCAATCGAGGATTTGACGGATGATGAAATCGACGGCTTCCTGCGTGTCGTGGACAGAGCAGGCGATTGGAAAGAATCGGCATTGGACCTGTTCTCCGATCTGAAGGACAAGGCCGGCGATGTGAAAGACAACGTAGGCGACAAATTGCATAGATAAGAATGTTGAAACAAGGATTGTCTCATTTGCAGACAATCCTTGTTTTTTGTTTGCATGCTGCCGTTTGCATAGCGGGTTGTCCGATAAGCAGGAAGAATCGGACAAGCGTGGTCCGGTAGCATAGCGGTTTGTCCGATAAGCAGGAAGAATCGGACAAGCGTGGTCCGGTAGCATAGCGGTTTGTCCGATAAGCAGGAAGAATCGGACAAGCGTAGCCAGGTAGCATAGCTAGTTGTCCGATAAGCGGGAAGAATCGGACAAGCGTAGCCAGGTAGCATAGCGGGTTGTCCGATAAGCGGAAAGAATCGGACAACTGGAGCTACGGTATCCCATTCCTTTCTACATAGAGGACCAATCGACACTTTTTTCCGTAAGTAACGCGCTTTATAAAAAGGAAAAACGGCTGTCCCGATGCGGGATAGCCGTTTTTTAGTTGTTGGGTGGCCCCGCGACCGCAGTGATCGCTAGATAAGCCAATGCCAGTTCATCCATGTTCTTCAAAGTCAGGCCGGTCGTGTCGAAAAAGCGATCGATCCGGTACTGGAGGGTGTTGCGGTGCAGATAAAGGTCGGCTGCCGCTTTCGACAGGTTTCCTTGATTCCGCCACATGGCCGTGATCAGTTCGTGTGTGCCGTCGACGGACCCGATTGTGGTCTGCAAAGCTTGCAGCACCGGATTTTGGTTTCCTGATTCGGAAATGAAGTAAGGAAGCGCGATGGCTGCAAGTGTTGTAATCTTGTTTCCTTTGGCGATCGTGCGGCTTGCCGCAAATATTTTCCTTTCTTCTTCGAAAAGGAGCGGCAAGCGGGAATTGACAGGCCAACGTTGGCCGAGGTACAGGGCGGTCCGCAGGCTGAAGTCATCATCCAAAATATCGAGCACCGCCGCCAGCTCTTCATCGATGCAGTAGGGGTCCGGGCTGTCGAGAATGAAGACGCCGCTTTTTCCGTTCAGAAAGAAGCATTCGCGGACAAGCGGCAATGTCTGGCTGAAAGCATCCAGCCAAAGTGTCTGATCGAAAGATCCCGCGTCCTCTTCCCGATAGGAAAGGCTGAACTGGAGCAATTGGGTCTGCGCCAGTCCGTTCGGCACTTCGGTCGTCTGACCCAAAAGGAATTGTGCCCAAGGATTCTTCGGAAATTCGGAAGTCGTCTGGGTCTCATTGAGCAGCAACTGCTTCAAGAGGGCTTTTTCGCGTCCGCTCAGTGTGTGTTCCGGAATATGCACCCAACGATTTTGGAAAGGTAGCGTGAAGTAAGCCGGCCCGAGACTGGGCGCAGTCGTGATTTTTGCTTCAGGGAATAGTTGTTGGAGTTCGTTTTGATTCAAACTTTCACCTCATTTGTAGGCTGTTGGACTTGGAATGTAAACGTGCTCCAAAAAGCAGCCTCGACGTCACTTCACGAATAATGCTCAGACGATCTGTGACCATCCTCCGCTTATTCGCTCCAGTGATTCGAGTCTAAACGCTTTTCGTCGCACTCTCTTTTCATCTATTTTAGCATTATCATCGTTCATTTGCGAAAAAAATCGGAAATATGCTATGATTAGGGAATCAAAAGGGACGAGGTATGGGAAGATGGATGAGTTGAAGGAACAGTATATGCGGGAAGCCATCAAGGAGGCGGAAAAGGCTGCGGCCATAGGGGAAGTGCCGATCGGAGCGGTGATCGTCTGGAAGGGCGAAATCATCGGGCGCGGCCACAATGAACGCGAAGTGACAAATGATGCGACGACGCATGCGGAAATGACAGCGATCAGGGAAGCCAATGCATTCAAGCAGAATTGGCGGCTCGAGGAAGCCGAACTATATGTGACCTTGGAGCCTTGCCCGATGTGCTGCGGCGCGATCCTGTTGTCACGGATCAAGAAAGTCTATTATGGCGCATCCGACCTGAAAGGCGGGACGGCCGGTACGCTGATGAACCTGCTCCAGGATGAACGCTTCAACCATCAGAGCGAGGTCGAGCGGGGTGTGCTGGAGGAAGAGTGCCGGACACTGCTGCAGGATTTTTTCCGGGCGCTACGCAAAGAACGCAAGGAAAACAGCCGCAAGCATCTACGCGAACATATGCAGGAAGAAAACAAAGGCTAGCTTTTTCTTTTTGGCTATGGTATGATAAGTAATGCCGAAAGGCCTTATGGCAATGGCGGTCTTATGAATTGAGTCAGATCCGGAAGGAAGCAGCTATAAGTAGGTATCGCCATGTGCTGTAAGTTAATATAACTTATGCAAAGAAGCAGGAAAAACCGTCCAACGGTTCTCCTGCTTCTTTTTTAAATCGAATCATTTCGAAATTCCGTTCAATCTTCACGGCTCATAATGGAAGGAGAAAAAGAATTTGGAAGAGAAAATAGTGGATAACAAAGAAGTTGAACTCAAATATGTATCCGGCAAAGGTGCTTGGACCTATCATATTGAAGTTCCGGACACAAAACAAATCAGTGGACCCTGGGGAAGCATCAAAGTCAGAGGCACCATCGACGGCTATGACTTTGGAGTGATGAACCTGATGCCGCTGCGGGATAAAAATGCGATTATGTCCGTCAATGCCAAAATCCGTAAATCAATAGGGAAGAGTGGCGGGGACAAGGTAGTGGTGACGATGTGGCTGTTGGATGCTGAGGATCATATGTAAGTTGTCATTTCCTTTTGCGGTAATTTTTGATCAGAGCGCGTATTGCCGGAAAGGCTATAGCGGCAATGACCATAGAAATTGCGATATCATCCGTCAGCAAGGCAAAAGCCAGCATGATCAGAGAAGCTGCGAAAAGTGTGTAGACGTTCACTTTTTCTGCATTCATTTGTTTCCTCCTGTATCCTGATTTTGAATAGTAAATGATGTTTATTGTTCAGTTCAATTTTATCATGGAATACCAAAAGGTCCAGATACTTAAAAAAGTAGCCTGGACCTTTTTATCATATGATAGTTTTTAGCTCTCGCTGACGATGATCAAAACATTCCCTTCCTCCAATTCGGAGAAGTATCCTTGCATCTTGCGTTCCTGTTCTTCTTCCTGTTCCGGTGTCAACTGCGGATAAGGATGCTGAGGGGATGGTTCGTAGAGAGCTTCCTCATCGAAGGACGGATAAAGCGGGGCGAGCTCCTTCCAGTCGAAGTTCTCATCCTGTCCGGTTTCGGTGATGACTTCAATGCCGGTTTCTTTTGTTAGCCGCTCTTTTTTGTCCGATGAATTGGTCACCAATAGGATGTCGTTTTCCTTGTGCCCTTTTTCGGTGAGTGTTTTAACGGCTGCCTCCACAGCTTCAACGGTCGCGTACGAACCTGCCACAAATTTTGGCATATCACATCAGTCCTTTCATTTTTCATGGTTTGGAGATGCTCGATGAGTCGAGTAGAAAACTGTTATTCGTCCGATTCCTTCGTAATGATGACAATGCTGCCGCTCTCGATGGCGGCGATGCGGTCGGCAAGAAAGTCCGTGCCTCCGGAGAAAGTCCCGGTCTTTTCCTGGAAATGTTCATATTGCTTCAGGTTGAACAGATTGTTGACCTTTTCCAGCAACGAGTGACTGGAGAAAATCGCACCGTCCGCGCCGCGAAGGTCCCAATTCTCCAAGATGGCTTCCTGGTAGGCATTGTTCGTCACCAATGTGATCTGCTCTTTCGTATAGCCTTTTTTATGCAGTTCCTCTACAGCACGTTTACATTCCTCAATGGAATGGACGCTGGTCTGGATGATGTAAGTCATTATGATGTCCCCCTTCTCAAGAGAAAAGAAAGCGTTCTCTTTCTTCTTGAGTATAAGCCTTCCGCTCAAAAAAGACAACAATCGTCCTGTGATCAACGTTCTGCATAATCAGTCCTGACTTTGTCTGAACACCGCCACGCTGGACCATTTATCCTCGTGCAGAATCTGCACATTGCGGATGCGGTCGAGCGGAACCCATGCTTCGCCGATCAGGATCTCACCCTCGCCGCAATAGCCTTTGAAAAAGCCTTCAATGGATTCGGTTTGGCGCCCGAAGCGGTCCTTTTGGTTCAATTGGACCGAGAGACGGCGATTTTTCTTCAAGGCTTCCGCCAAGGTTTCGTCGATTTCCGCAGGGTTCAGCTGTGGCAGGATCGGGATGTCCTTCATGGCCTCCGCTTTTCCTGCAGAGATGGACTTCACAAGTTCATCCATCGCGTAGGCCGTTACCCATTTGATCATGCCGCGGTCGTGGTAGTCGTTGTAGTCCTCAAATACCTTATCCGTCCGTTTTTTTGGTTCTTTCAGCATTTTCCTCACCTTCCTCCAATCCGGCCATGCCGCCCGCGTGTCCGCCCACCAATGAGCTGCGCGCGATCGCACGGCCGCCTTCCAATAGGCTGACTGCCCGCACGAGTGAGCGGAACCCGTATTTTTTGCGGATAGAATCCACAATCAGATCTTTCTTTTGCTCATTTACTTGTTCGTCAGGATCCTGAAACAGGTCCAGCTGCAGAAAATCCGTGTAGATCAGATTTCCGGCACCCACGCCGATATTCCGGACAGACTGGTCTTTGTAATGCTGGTCAAAAAGCATCAGGACATGGGCAACCAGCTCACTGGATGCGTTGGTGGGCGGGATTTTCAGCTGCTGATGGAAGCCGGTCCGGCCCAGCTGATCGATGCAGTTGATACTGTAGCCGATGCTCAGACTCACCAACTGGGCCTTGGCGCCGGCTTTCCGCAGGCGCGTCGCCACCTGGTCGGCCATTTCGATCAGGACGATTTCGATTTCCGATCGGACCACGTAATCCTTGTTGAGCACCTGTGAATTGCCGATGGATCTCGAGCTGACCTTGACTTTTTCCCCCAGAAAGCTGCGGTCGATTCCCCAACTGTGGGCGTACAGCTGCGCGCCCATGACGCCGAGCTGGCTCTTCAAATAATAGTAATTGGTGTGCGCCAAGTCGTAGATCGAGAAGATGCCCAACCGGTTGAGCCGCAGCTTGGTACGTTTGCCGATACCCCAAAAATCGGTCATGTCCGGGATTTTCCAGACGGTTTCGGGGATATCCGGATAGCGCCATTCCGCAATCATGTCCGGCTGGTGCTTGGCGGCATTATCGAGCGCCAGTTTGGCCAAGAGCGGGTTATCGCCGATGCCGATCGTTGTGTAGATGCCGGTCGTCTGTAATACGTCCGCCTGGATGAGTTTGGCCATTTCGTAAGCCGAGCTTTTGCCGAAAAGTTTCTGGGCGCCGGTGATGTCAACGAAACTCTCGTCAACCGAATAGACATGGTGGTTGGCTTCATCCGCATACTTCTTGTAAATGTTGTTGATTTCGGTATTTTTCTGCATATACAACCGCATCTGTGGAGCCGCAATCACCAGTCCCGGCGGATAGGGGAAGGGCAAGTCCCTGGCCCGGCTGATGTTCGATATCCCGTAAGCCTTTTTGGCGGCGGGAGAGGAGGCCAAGATCAATCCGCTGCCGCGCTCTTTCGGGTCGGCTGAGGGATAGCTCATGACAACCAACTTTGTTTCGAGCGGATGCAGCCCGCGCCGCACGCATTCCACGCTCGCATAGAAGGATTTGCAGTCGATGCAAAGAATGTCGCGACTGGGCTCCTTCGCATAATCAAAAACCAATTCCGTTTCGTACATAAAAATCGTCTCCAATCTCTATGTTCCTATTATACGAACGTATGTTTGCTTTTGTAAAGCGAACAGGGAAAAATATTTTTGGGAAACGACAAAAATGCCACCAAAAATTGGCGGCATTGGATGAAGATAAGGGTGCTGCTCAGTCGGAAAAAGTATAGGTCCTGCCTTCAGAACGCCATAAACTCCAAATCTTCTCTTTCAAAAGAGCGGGAGCTGATCAGATAGGTTCGTCCGAACTGTTCTCGCTCGAGCGGCTGGTCAGACAATCAATCTACAGTTTTCAACGTGGTAAACCTTATCCGCTATATTCAGAATACGTTCATCATGTGTTGCAATGATGATCATTTTCCCTTTATTTGCCGCTTCTTTGAAAGTTTCCATGACAAAATCAAAATTTTTCGCATCCAAGTTCGTAGTGGGTTCGTCAGCTAAGATAATGGGTGGATCTAAAATCAGACTTCGGACTATCGCAACCCGTTGTTTTTGACCGCCGGAAATATTCTTTACTTTGCTATGGAGAATTTCTGTTAAATCAAATTTATCCGACAAATATCTGGCTCTTTCTTTTGCCGCTTCCGTATCCATAGCTGCATTATAAAATGAAGGCAAAATGATGTTTTCCAGAACACTGTAGTCATCTATTAAAGCAAAGTCCTGCAATATATAGCCTATCGTTTGATTTCTGAATGCACTCATCTGTTCGTCATTTTTGGGAAAGACTTCTTGGTTTTGATAATAATATTTTCCTGAATCAAATCTTTTTATACCAGCGATAATATCAAGGAAAGTGGACTTGCCAATCCCTGATTCGCCCATAAGCAATACTATTTCGCCTGGTGCAGCTTCAAAATCAGCGTTTTGAAAGATTACTTTATCTTTGTATTTTTTTGTAATGTCCTTTAGGCTAAGCATCTAATATCCTCCCCATCTTCTTTTTGATGATCAGATTTGAAAAAATGAGTAAGCTACTGTTTAACAAAAGAAGATAAAGATAATCGACTGGCAAAATGTGGAAACCTGTGGAATAAGCGAACACTAGGAATACCATAAAAGAGACAGTAACCGGAAGCATCAGTAAAAGCTTGAAATTATTCGTTATCTTTCTATTTGTCAGCCCCATCACGCGATGTAACCTAATATCCTGTTGGAATATTTTAAGGCTGGAAGAGATGATCCAATATACAATGAAAAGTCCAAACGACATAAAGACCAACGACAAGACAAGTCCAAAAATAAAGTTGCCGAAATAATAATTGAATTCTTCACGAAACTTTTCGCTTAAGGAATTTAATCCGATTCGCAAATCTAACGTTTCGGCAGCTTCTTCAATGTCATTCATGACGGATTGTTCTATATTGAGAATGAGTATGTCATTCATGAACGTTGCATCAATAAAATCTTTTCGTATTTCGCTATTTAACATTTCTTTCGTGACAGGTGTTAAGTTCTCTTTGTCCATTTTCGCACTTGAATCAGATAGATAACTTTGTTTACCACTATAAAGATTGGGTTTTCCATCAGAATCAAAAAAACTATTTTCCAGAAACTGTAAAATACGATCCTGTTCCCTTTGTGAATACGGCTGAATCACATTATCCTCATCTGCTGAAGGTTGATAATGAAGCTCATAAACATCGTCTGTGCTTTTTTCCTTCAAAGAAACCAATAAAGGTATTTGTCGTATCAGCTGAGTAGTTTCGTTCCAAAGAAAGAGATTCATTAAAAAGGTTGTTAAAAACAGTAATACAAACAGAAAAAACCTTTTCCTCATAATCAAGCTGTTTATTTTTTTCATATTATTTTCCTCAACAATACGGATAAAGTGGTTATTTTTAGAGCAAGTAAAACAACAGCAATCATACATAAATGTATTGTCTGAGCAGTATCACGATTTTTTAACACAATCCAGGAAAAAATTTCAAATAGAATCACAGCGAGAAATTGAGTCGATCCATTTAAAATAAAGCTGTCTACCATTTCCTTTTCCCGGGATTTGCCTACTATAAAATTAATTTTAATTTCCTTTTTATTAGACAGTACAATAACTGTAAATACGGCAATATTGATAAACATCAAAAACAAAATAAACAAGACTGCTCTGCTTTGATCTTGAAAAAGTAAAAACATGCCTATTAGAATGATCGTGTATAGGTTCAATACCGCAATGGACATGTTTGTTTT is a window from the uncultured Trichococcus sp. genome containing:
- a CDS encoding ATP-dependent Clp protease ATP-binding subunit, producing MDELFTEKASQVLLLATEEAHKFKHQSIGTEHMLLGLVREQEGIAGKVLRGYDIDEEGVREEIVHLTGFGQMNTEDFNAPLPFSPRAKKVIMYATNEAHKLGVPLVGTEHLLLGLLKEEILAVKIIKNLQIDPNLLRKSLYEKLGIKQPAKPDMRSANKKNDKVEEGTPTLDSLARNLTDLARENRMDPIVGRDKEVRRIMQIVSRRTKNNPVLVGEPGVGKTAIVEGLAQKIVAGDVPDTLANKRIMMLDMGSLVAGTKYRGEFEERMKKIIDEIYNDGNVILFIDELHTLIGAGGAEGAIDASNILKPALARGELQTIGATTLDEYQKYIEKDAALERRFAPIHIDEPTPEESVEIMRGLRSRYEEHHGVEITDEALKAAVQLSVRYITSRRLPDKAIDLIDESAAKVRLDVTHGDTPIGKIEMEIAKLSKDKEEAILNQDFDKAARIRKREMTKKQKFQKMVEQQAQTITHYDLKVTENDVAEVVALWTGIPVNQMEQKESDRLMKLEKVLHERVIGQSEAVSAVARAIRRARSGLKDPNRPIGSFLFLGPTGVGKTELAKTLAEAMFGTEDSLVRLDMSEYMEKYSTSRLIGSPPGYVGYDEGGQLTEKIRQKPYSVILLDEVEKAHPDVFNILLQVLDDGHLTDSKGRKVDFRNTILIMTSNLGATALRDEKSVGFAAKNLKHDYKAMEKRIREELKNSFRPEFLNRIDETIVFHSLEKDELHEIVKLMANSIVKRLKDLDIHVRITPAAIDVIAKAGFDPEYGARPIRRAIQKEIEDKLSEEMLSGLIKFGDTVTIGAQKGTIRIAVKPAKQENKDKKVPVNS
- a CDS encoding helix-turn-helix domain-containing protein; translated protein: MNQNELQQLFPEAKITTAPSLGPAYFTLPFQNRWVHIPEHTLSGREKALLKQLLLNETQTTSEFPKNPWAQFLLGQTTEVPNGLAQTQLLQFSLSYREEDAGSFDQTLWLDAFSQTLPLVRECFFLNGKSGVFILDSPDPYCIDEELAAVLDILDDDFSLRTALYLGQRWPVNSRLPLLFEEERKIFAASRTIAKGNKITTLAAIALPYFISESGNQNPVLQALQTTIGSVDGTHELITAMWRNQGNLSKAAADLYLHRNTLQYRIDRFFDTTGLTLKNMDELALAYLAITAVAGPPNN
- the tadA gene encoding tRNA adenosine(34) deaminase TadA translates to MDELKEQYMREAIKEAEKAAAIGEVPIGAVIVWKGEIIGRGHNEREVTNDATTHAEMTAIREANAFKQNWRLEEAELYVTLEPCPMCCGAILLSRIKKVYYGASDLKGGTAGTLMNLLQDERFNHQSEVERGVLEEECRTLLQDFFRALRKERKENSRKHLREHMQEENKG
- a CDS encoding DUF1905 domain-containing protein, encoding MEEKIVDNKEVELKYVSGKGAWTYHIEVPDTKQISGPWGSIKVRGTIDGYDFGVMNLMPLRDKNAIMSVNAKIRKSIGKSGGDKVVVTMWLLDAEDHM
- a CDS encoding general stress protein, with product MPKFVAGSYATVEAVEAAVKTLTEKGHKENDILLVTNSSDKKERLTKETGIEVITETGQDENFDWKELAPLYPSFDEEALYEPSPQHPYPQLTPEQEEEQERKMQGYFSELEEGNVLIIVSES
- a CDS encoding general stress protein; translated protein: MTYIIQTSVHSIEECKRAVEELHKKGYTKEQITLVTNNAYQEAILENWDLRGADGAIFSSHSLLEKVNNLFNLKQYEHFQEKTGTFSGGTDFLADRIAAIESGSIVIITKESDE
- a CDS encoding Y-family DNA polymerase, which produces MYETELVFDYAKEPSRDILCIDCKSFYASVECVRRGLHPLETKLVVMSYPSADPKERGSGLILASSPAAKKAYGISNISRARDLPFPYPPGLVIAAPQMRLYMQKNTEINNIYKKYADEANHHVYSVDESFVDITGAQKLFGKSSAYEMAKLIQADVLQTTGIYTTIGIGDNPLLAKLALDNAAKHQPDMIAEWRYPDIPETVWKIPDMTDFWGIGKRTKLRLNRLGIFSIYDLAHTNYYYLKSQLGVMGAQLYAHSWGIDRSFLGEKVKVSSRSIGNSQVLNKDYVVRSEIEIVLIEMADQVATRLRKAGAKAQLVSLSIGYSINCIDQLGRTGFHQQLKIPPTNASSELVAHVLMLFDQHYKDQSVRNIGVGAGNLIYTDFLQLDLFQDPDEQVNEQKKDLIVDSIRKKYGFRSLVRAVSLLEGGRAIARSSLVGGHAGGMAGLEEGEENAERTKKTDG
- a CDS encoding ABC transporter ATP-binding protein, with the translated sequence MLSLKDITKKYKDKVIFQNADFEAAPGEIVLLMGESGIGKSTFLDIIAGIKRFDSGKYYYQNQEVFPKNDEQMSAFRNQTIGYILQDFALIDDYSVLENIILPSFYNAAMDTEAAKERARYLSDKFDLTEILHSKVKNISGGQKQRVAIVRSLILDPPIILADEPTTNLDAKNFDFVMETFKEAANKGKMIIIATHDERILNIADKVYHVENCRLIV